Part of the Paludisphaera borealis genome, GGTCGGCGATCTTGACAACGACGGCAAGGTCGACGTCCTGATCGTCTCGGACGGCGCCCCGCTGGTCTACCTCCACAACCAGGGCCCCGCCGGCTCGCACCTGACCCTCCAGCTTGAGGGGGCCGGTCCCCATTCCAACCGCGACGCGGTCGGGGCGCAGGTGGCGGTCGTCGTGGACGGGCGGCGGCGGATCGTCCCGCGCCTGGGGGGGGGCAGTTTCCTTTCCGCCAGCGACGGTCGGCTCCACTTCGGTCTCGGCGCCGCGACCCGCGTCGAGTCGGTCGAAGTCCGCTGGCCCTCGGGCCGGGTCGATCGCCACGACGACCTGGCGGCCGACCGGGCCTATCGAATCCGCGAGGGGGACCCTCTGCCCCAGCCGCTTCCCGGCTGGACGCGACGCACGGCCGCGCGCTAAGCTGAGGCGATCGACTCGCGACCGAATCTAGACGCCGTCCACGAGAAACGTCCAACTTTCAGAACAGATTCACCACGGAGGACGCGGAGAGGAAGTGGAGTGAAAGAGAGGGATTTTCATCTCGGGATTTTCTTCTCCGTGTCCTCCGCGTCCTCCGTGGTGAGTCCTCCCGATCTCCAAGTACAGCGACGGAGTTGGAAGCGATTCTTGGACGGCCCCTTGTGCGTGAAACCGAGTTCACAAGAAACACCTGAGAAACGGAGTCTCCGGATGAAAGCCCTCATTGGACGTCGCGCCGCGACCCTGCTCGCCTCGACCCTGGCCCTGATTCTGGCCCTCGCGGCCGGAGGCGCTTTCGGCATGATCCCGCAGGAGCCGGGCGCCGTGGAGCGCGCCGGCGAGAAGCTCGACGAGGCGGGCCGGCAGATCAAGCAGAGTCTCGAACGCGGGTTCGGAACGGCCCGCGACGCCGTCCGCGAACAGTTCTCCCGCACCCGCGACCGCGTCAACGACATGAACGTCGAGGCCCGCGTCTACGGCCGGTTGCACTGGGACAAGCTGCTCACCACCAGCGTGCTCGAACTGACCGTCGAGGCCCGGGGCATCGTCACCCTCCGCGGCTCGGTCCCCACCGCCAAGGCCAAGAAGCGCGCCGTCGAACTCGCCATCGACACCGTCGGCGTCACCCGCGTCATCGACCAGCTCGCCGTCCAGACGCCGACGTCCGAGACCACCACCTCGCCCGGAACCACCACCACCACCACCACCACGGTCAAGCCGGCCCCGGCGCCGGCCCCCGCGCCGGAAGATTGACCGCCGGTAAACGCGTGAGCAAGAGAACAGATCTGCATGTCTTAATTCGAGAGAGGGCGTCGTCCGCGATCCGGCCGGCGCCCTTTCTCGTTGATTGGCGGGGATTCTTCGACGTTATCGAATGTGTCGCGTGCAGGCCGAAACCTTCCGTGGGCCTGAATCGAGCGTTCCATCACGTCAAACCGCGAGCTCGTCGATTCCGCTTGCGCTGGAAGACGAAGAGATTTCCACTTGTCACATCTTGCAAGTGTTACGATTCTCTGTATCGTAATATCCATCGCGGCCACGATCGGGCTCTGGCATGGGCTCCGGTCGGCTCGGCCGTCGATTGGAGAATTCGGGGCCGCCGAAGCGCGGCCTCTCCCCGGCTATTCGCGTGAAGCAAGAGCGCTTATGAACACCCGAGATCCTCTACGGCCCGTGTCGCGCGTCTCGATGTGGATCGTCGTGTTGCTCGCCTCGCTGGCCTTCAATGGATGCGGCGGCGGAAGCGGCGACGACGGGACGGTCGATCTGACGCCGCAAGGGGCCGCCGGCGTCAAGACCGGCCTGACCAAGGAAGCCGAAGCCCGCGCTCGTCGGATCGCCACCGAAGCCGGCGGCAAGGCCCGCTGATCGTCTCCGGCCGCTTCGGATCGCGATCGGACGACGCCCCCCCGACTCCCCTCCTCTCTCAGACCGACAACCGGCATCGGAGA contains:
- a CDS encoding ASPIC/UnbV domain-containing protein, which produces MAVVVDGRRRIVPRLGGGSFLSASDGRLHFGLGAATRVESVEVRWPSGRVDRHDDLAADRAYRIREGDPLPQPLPGWTRRTAAR
- a CDS encoding BON domain-containing protein — protein: MKALIGRRAATLLASTLALILALAAGGAFGMIPQEPGAVERAGEKLDEAGRQIKQSLERGFGTARDAVREQFSRTRDRVNDMNVEARVYGRLHWDKLLTTSVLELTVEARGIVTLRGSVPTAKAKKRAVELAIDTVGVTRVIDQLAVQTPTSETTTSPGTTTTTTTTVKPAPAPAPAPED